In Paenibacillus sonchi, the genomic stretch GGAGGAAGCCACGCGTCTGCGGATCACCCGAATCAACATCCACCGTGAAACGCCCCTGGTATCCGAAGAGGATGAAGCCGGTGAAGATGAGGACGGCGCGAAGTAGGCGAACGTCCCGGCTGCTTTAATGTACCTGTGTGCATAAGCATTCTGATTGTACGCGTTCTGCATTTGATTTTGTTTTGATATGGTATGCCAAAGGCTGTCCAAGTCACACGATGATTTGGACAGCCTTTTTGTGCAAGTATTTAGTTGTGCAGGTAATTAGTCAATACCAAACCATGTGCATATTTTCGAAGCTTCAGAGGATAGAAGGGGTGCGGGAGGAAGGGACTCTGCCTGCGGAATGAAGCGGACAGAGAAGCCCTTATTTTGCCAAAAACCTTACTTTTTCAGAAGTTACGGACTCAGGAGTCGTTATATCGTTCGATGGAGCCTCGAATAAAGGGAAAACGCCCAAATAAAAGCACCTCAGTCTGTTTGGCCTGTGGAATGGGCGAATCCGCCCAAATAACGGCTTTCCTGTCCACAACAGCCGCAAATATGCCGTGAAGGGAGCACAGCTTGTCCGCAGAGGTACTCACAACGCGCGAAGCCAGCTTCCAGAAATCCTTATTCCAAGAGCGCCTGCTCACCTTCCCGCAATCCATAGGCCCCCAACCGAAAATAAAAAAAACGAACCTTTTTTCCATCGAGCGACAATATAGGGTGTAAGCTGCTTACTCAGGAGGGCCCTCTGAATGCAAAGTGAATCTATGTACCACGTGCTCACAAAAATGATCGAAGGAGATCAGCAGGCGTTTCATGCGTTGTATGATGCCACCTATAAGGATATATACCGGACCGTCTCTTTTCTGGTGGATCATCCGCAGGATCGCGAAGATATTATGAATGAGATCTATATGCAAATGTGGACCTCGCTTCCCAACTACGATCCGAATCGTCCTTTCCACTTCTGGCTGCACGGCTTGGTCATCCGACAAGTGCAAAGGTTCCGGGTGAAAAGCTGGAGGAGATTCCGAATTTTCGAACGTATCCGTGTCTTTTCCCGGCAAGAGCATCATTGGGATCAGCCCACGTTGAGGACGGATGGGACAGACCCCGAGATATCGAGGGCCATGCACAAGCTGACCGATAAACAGCGAACGGTGATCATCCTCCGCTTTTATCACGACTATAAGCTGGAGGAGATTGCGACATTACTCAATATTCCGCTGGGTACAGTCAAGTCCAGATATCATGCCGGCCTGCAGCTGCTTCGAAAACAATTGGGAAATCTCCCGTTGGAAAGGAAGGAAGAGAACAATGCCTATTGAAGGTCAAATCAGCGAATACCTGCACCAAAAGGCAGAGACGATGGAATGTCCCCCGGCTGTTTCCAAACGAATCGAACAATCTTATTCTCAATACGTACAACAGAAAAGGAGCAAAAAAACAATGAAAAAACGATTGATCGGCAGCATCGTTGCTGCAGTAATTATGATTCCAACCGCAGCCCTCGCGGCCCCTCCCCTGATTGAAATGATTACGAGAACACCGATGACAGCCAAACAAGTCAAGATGGATGCGGTTGGCCAAGCAGCGCTTGAAAAGTTGTATCACTCTTATCCGGAAACCAAGTCGTTTGAAATCATCGACGCCAGCCGGCTTGGAGGAGACCCCGCGAATGCAAGTCAGGGGAAAGCCATTCAAACAAGCATCGTGCTGCAGGAAAAGGGAGCTCACGGCAAAAAGATCCGGCTTGATTTGGACGCCACGGGTAAAATCGAACATGTGAACCAAGAGAATTGGGAGCCTCAGGAGAAACCGGTCATCTCCTTAACCGATCAAGAAATCAAATCGAAAGTAGATGATCTCATTAACAAACTGTACGGTAGCTCCAGTAAGTACGAATTTAGCATGGAGCCGATGCAGAGACCGGACCAAAAAACACTTATATTGAACTACACTGAAAAGGGATCAACCACGCCGTTTTATCAGGCGTCCGTTCAAGGGAATACGATCAGCGTTTCTCTGATCGGAGGCGGCCCGGCTCCATCCGTGGAAGGCTTTTTCACGACAAACGGCAAGCCTGACTATTATGCGGATAACTTTTTAAACGATGAAAAGCTCTTTGCTTTACTTGACATGAGTCCAGAAGACTTGAAACAAGAATTGGCGAAGGGGGCATCTGTCGTCGA encodes the following:
- a CDS encoding sigma-70 family RNA polymerase sigma factor, with amino-acid sequence MQSESMYHVLTKMIEGDQQAFHALYDATYKDIYRTVSFLVDHPQDREDIMNEIYMQMWTSLPNYDPNRPFHFWLHGLVIRQVQRFRVKSWRRFRIFERIRVFSRQEHHWDQPTLRTDGTDPEISRAMHKLTDKQRTVIILRFYHDYKLEEIATLLNIPLGTVKSRYHAGLQLLRKQLGNLPLERKEENNAY